One region of Cyanobium sp. M30B3 genomic DNA includes:
- a CDS encoding urease subunit gamma, whose protein sequence is MHLTPQEKDKLLIVTAALLAERRLNRGLRLNHPEAVAWLSFQVLEGARDGKSVASLMAEGSTWLSRDQVMEGVPELIHDVQIEAVFPDGTKLVTLHDPIR, encoded by the coding sequence ATGCATCTCACCCCCCAGGAAAAGGACAAGCTGCTGATCGTCACCGCCGCCCTGCTGGCGGAGCGGCGGCTCAACCGCGGCCTCAGGCTCAACCACCCCGAAGCCGTGGCCTGGCTGAGCTTCCAGGTGCTCGAGGGCGCCCGCGACGGCAAGAGCGTGGCGTCGCTGATGGCCGAGGGCAGCACCTGGCTCAGCCGCGACCAGGTGATGGAGGGGGTGCCGGAGCTGATCCACGACGTGCAGATCGAAGCGGTGTTTCCCGACGGCACCAAGCTCGTGACCCTGCACGACCCCATTCGCTGA
- a CDS encoding urease subunit beta — protein MSPPIPGELLPEPGEIELNAGRPITTITVANTGDRPVQVGSHFHFHEANSALRFDRDAARGQRLDIPAGTAIRFEPGDSRDVNLVPFAGERRVFGFNGLINGPLD, from the coding sequence ATGTCCCCCCCCATTCCCGGCGAACTCCTGCCCGAACCCGGCGAGATCGAGCTCAACGCCGGCCGGCCCATCACCACGATCACGGTGGCCAACACGGGCGACCGGCCCGTGCAGGTGGGCTCCCACTTCCACTTCCACGAGGCCAACAGCGCCCTCAGGTTCGACCGCGACGCCGCCCGCGGCCAGCGGCTCGACATCCCCGCCGGCACGGCGATCCGTTTCGAACCGGGAGACAGCCGCGATGTGAACCTGGTGCCCTTCGCCGGCGAGCGCCGCGTGTTCGGCTTCAACGGCCTGATCAACGGCCCCCTGGACTAG